In Halictus rubicundus isolate RS-2024b chromosome 5, iyHalRubi1_principal, whole genome shotgun sequence, one genomic interval encodes:
- the LOC143354515 gene encoding cytochrome b5, with translation MTTEYTWQEVAKHNHEKDLWIVYNNGVYDLTKFLTEHPGGEEALIDSAGKDGTKCFDEIGHTTEAAQLRESYKIGVVKGPSPAGTTESGGEGPSGDDDETVWGQEPVKNESNSSLPLVVAAGIAVYGFIFYYFWFS, from the exons ATGACGACGGAATACACGTGGCAGGAAGTGGCCAAGCACAACCACGAGAAGGATCTATGGATCGTGTACAACAACGGGGTCTACGATCTCACGAAATTCCTGACGGAACATCCCGGCGGGGAGGAGGCGCTGATCGACTCGGCCGGAAAAGACGGGACCAAGTGCTTCGACGAAATCGGACACACCACCGAAGCCGCGCAACTCCGGGAGTCCTACAAAATCGGCGTTGTCAAAGGACCCTCTCCCGCGGGAACGACCGAATCCGGTG GTGAAGGGCCgagcggcgacgacgacgagacgGTTTGGGGACAAGAGCCAGTGAAGAATGAATCGAACTCCTCTCTTCCGCTGGTGGTCGCAGCCGGCATCGCGGTCTACGGCTTCATATTTTATTACTTCTGGTTCTCCTAA